In Brettanomyces bruxellensis chromosome 8, complete sequence, a genomic segment contains:
- the TMA19 gene encoding Ribosome associating protein (BUSCO:EOG09264U81) codes for MIIYKDIFSDDELLSDAYPIKEVDGVVYEADCSMIQVKEGEDVDIGANPSAEGGEEDVVEEGAQTVNNVVYSFNLQPTTFDKKSFLIYIKSYMKKVKGYLTEHNPDAVDAFQKGATTYVKRVLKHFKDYEFYTGESMDPDAMVILLNYREDGVTPYVSIWKHGVNEEKI; via the coding sequence ATGATTATTTACAAGGATATCTTCTCCGATGATGAATTGCTTTCCGACGCATATCCTATCAAGGAAGTCGATGGAGTCGTTTATGAAGCTGACTGCTCTATGATTCAGGTTAAGGAAGGTGAAGATGTCGATATCGGTGCCAACCCTTCTGCTGAAGGTGGTGAAGAGGATGTGGTTGAGGAAGGTGCTCAAACTGTTAACAACGTTGTCTACTCTTTCAACCTACAACCAACCACATTTGACAAGAAATCTTTTCTGATTTACATCAAATCTTACATGAAGAAGGTCAAGGGCTATTTGACCGAGCACAATCCTGATGCTGTTGATGCTTTCCAGAAGGGTGCTACTACCTATGTGAAGAGAGTTTTGAAGCACTTCAAGGACTACGAATTCTACACAGGTGAGTCCATGGACCCTGATGCTATGGTCATCTTGTTGAACTACAGAGAGGATGGTGTTACCCCATATGTTTCTATCTGGAAGCATGGTGTCAATGAAGAGAAGATCTAA